Sequence from the Fodinibius saliphilus genome:
GCATGGAAATAAGATTGGTGATATTGCCAATGCCATACAAACACACTGCGAAAATGAAGGTTTTGGCGTAGTCCGAGATTTAGTCGGACATGGTCTTGGAAAGTCACTCCATGAAGATCCGTCTGTACCCAATTTTGGGAGGGCCGGTCGCGGAGAACGACTTAGATCCGGAATGACATTGGCCATTGAACCAATGATTACATTAGGATCTTTTAAAGTGAGTACCTTAAACGACGGCTGGACCGTTGTAACGGCTGATAAATCAATATCAGCTCACTATGAACACGATATTGTTATTCGTGAAGGAAAGGCTGAAGTTTTAAGTACTTTTGATTATATTAGAGAGATCACGAAAAGTCGAATAAACGCAAAGATTTAAGATGGCTAAACAAGAGCCAATTAAGCAAGATGGCGAGATTATTGAAGCACTACCAAATGCTCAATTTCGCGTGGAATTAGATAATGGGCACGAAATATTAGCCCATGTTTCTGGGAAAATGAGAATGTACTATATTAAAATTCTCCCCGGTGACCGAGTTGCTGTGGAGATGTCTCCTTACGATTTGAGTAAGGGGCGTATTACGTATCGTTATAAGTAAATTTTAAATAAAAACGATTTAGTATTATGAAGACTCGATCTTCAGTAAAAAAAAGAAGTGAAGACGACAAAATTGTTCGACGCAATGGTCGTGTATATG
This genomic interval carries:
- the infA gene encoding translation initiation factor IF-1 produces the protein MAKQEPIKQDGEIIEALPNAQFRVELDNGHEILAHVSGKMRMYYIKILPGDRVAVEMSPYDLSKGRITYRYK
- the rpmJ gene encoding 50S ribosomal protein L36 — protein: MKTRSSVKKRSEDDKIVRRNGRVYVINKKNPRHKQRQG